In a single window of the Danio aesculapii chromosome 20, fDanAes4.1, whole genome shotgun sequence genome:
- the nrl gene encoding neural retina-specific leucine zipper protein has protein sequence MSSSLPLPSLPPSPLAMEYLNDFDLLKFEVKPDTPPPPATCLYPKAGVHAEMTGSPFAPRPPADSSLSSSPYTSLPPSPTLSDGPPPASASSSSSSLSFPLSISTGYLSGQSSGSQGTLDGSPSAAGGPAPCPNATSLEDLLWLAALQQQFGGEAGGAASLLGALGGVPERGDRDQRGFLGCEDAVEALLNSAAAAVTSQFPVLSQSSSSSHMGDSSSDSSADVVLNKPSDMCHRPILVVSSNPSSLANVNPSAGPYAQPLSPQSRLHHPHHPMQGHHHHHHHHHLLQVAQCGVEERFSDEQLVSLSVRELNRHLRGVSKDEVVRLKQKRRTLKNRGYAQSCRYKRLQHRHALESEKHILTQQLEQLQCELSRVLRERDTYKARYEKLISSSETQPSHPNTSPSPTPPDYFL, from the exons ATGTCTTCCTCTCTGCCGCTACCATCTCTCCCTCCGAGTCCGCTGGCCATGGAGTATCTCAACGACTTCGACCTGCTGAAGTTTGAGGTGAAGCCTGACACCCCTCCGCCCCCTGCCACCTGCCTCTACCCCAAAGCAGGGGTCCACGCGGAGATGACCGGTTCTCCGTTTGCTCCTCGCCCTCCTGCTGACTCCAGCCTGAGCTCCAGCCCGTACACGTCTCTGCCCCCGTCGCCCACGCTCAGCGATGGACCCCCGCCTGCCTCCGCCTCCTCCTCGTCCTCCTCGCTCTCCTTCCCGCTTTCCATCTCCACCGGGTACCTGTCAGGACAGAGCTCCGGCTCTCAAGGGACACTGGACGGGAGCCCCAGTGCAGCGGGAGGTCCCGCGCCATGTCCTAACGCCACCTCGCTGGAAGATCTGCTGTGGCTGGCGGCTCTCCAGCAGCAGTTCGGGGGGGAGGCTGGAGGTGCTGCTTCTCTACTGGGAGCGTTGGGAGGAGTGCCGGAGCGAGGAGACCGGGACCAAAGAGGCTTTCTGGGATGCGAAGATGCTGTGGAGGCCTTGCTGAACTCAGCAGCAGCTGCTGTCACTTCACAG TTCCCGGTGTTGTCCCAGAGCTCCAGCAGCAGTCACATGGGCGACTCCAGCAGCGACAGCAGTGCGGATGTTGTCCTGAACAAACCATCAGACATGTGTCACCGCCCTATACTGGTGGTTTCTTCCAACCCTTCATCTCTGGCCAACGTCAACCCATCGGCCGGTCCCTATGCACAGCCCCTCAGTCCACAGAGCCGCCTCCACCACCCACACCATCCAATGCAGGGGCATCACCAtcaccaccatcaccaccaccTGCTGCAGGTCGCTCAG TGCGGTGTGGAAGAGCGTTTCTCCGACGAGCAGCTGGTGAGTCTGTCTGTGCGCGAGCTGAACAGACATTTGCGTGGGGTCAGCAAAGACGAGGTGGTCCGCCTGAAGCAGAAGAGACGGACGCTGAAGAACCGCGGATACGCACAGTCCTGCCGCTACAAACGTCTTCAGCACCGACACGCACTTGAGTCCGAGAAACACATCCTCACACAGCAG CTGGAGCAGCTGCAGTGTGAGCTGTCGCGCGTGTTGCGAGAGCGAGACACGTACAAAGCCCGATACGAGAAGCTGATCAGCTCCAGCGAGACGCAGCCTTCGCATCCCAACACCTCGCCTTCTCCCACTCCTCCAGACTACTTTTTGTGA